GGCATAGGCACCTCCGTTTGTTCTCGTTCGAGAACCTATTGGCTCACAAGTCAAGGAGACTTTTACCTGACAATCCTTCCCCGGACCATTCGGCTTCTCGTCGGAAGCCTGGCCTAAGAGTATATCGTGAATGGGACTTCTATGCAACGATGATAGATAGGCGTGACCACAGGCCCGCTTAGAAGTTTCGACAACTATAGAACTCAAATCGGGTTATGAGCATTATGCAAATTTGCAACATTCCCTGAACGGTAATATTTTATTAAATCGGTCAAGGCACCAGTCCACATTTGTAAGGTCAGGGTCTTAAAGCCTTTCTTGCCACTTTATTTCCCCAAACGATAACAGAGACAGAAAGGAGAACCACACCATGATCACTGCCAACCCTTATTGGCTCTTTCGTCTGGCTACGATCCTATTGTTGGCCCTCGCCTTGTTCGTCCTCGGGCCGACCACAGTGGTGCGTGGAGCCACCTATACTGTCAATAGCTTGGCCGATCCCGGTGACGGCACCTGTGATACGAACGAATGTACTCTTCGCGAAGCGATTACCGCCGCCAATGCCAACTCCGGTTCTGCGGATACCATCAATTTCTCCGTTACTGGCACCATCAACCTGAGCTCGCAGCTCCCGGACTTGACGGATACGGCCGGAGTGACGATCAGCGGGACAGGCATCACCCTCGATGGCGGCAATAGCATCGCCTATGGCCTGCGCAGCGTCTCGACGCAGAACAACACCATTTCTGGCCTCACCCTGCAAAACTTCACCACGGTCGGAATCGAATTCGTTACCTACACGAGTGGCACCGATGGCGGTCATAACTTACAAGATGTCACCGTGACCAACAGCAATATTGGCGTCCGGATTTATAACGGCACTGGCGTGAGCATAAGCGACTGCACGCTGACCGATAACAACACTGCCGGCATCGTAATCGAGTGGTACAGCGGCATTCCCAACATCGACATTGATGGGTGTACCATCGGCGGCAACAGCGGCGACGGCAATGGCATCGGCATTGACATCGCCAACGAAGGCGCCGATGGCATTACCATCCAGGACAACACGATTTCCTACAATACCACCCACGGTATTCGAATTTTCGGCGGTGCCGATAACACCACTATTGAGGGTAACACCATTACCAACAACGGCAGCAATCAAAACCACTACGGGATTTTTATCACTGGCGCTGGTACCAACGGAACCCAGATCGTCAATAACAACACCATCACCTACAATCAGGGCCATGGCATCGCCCTTGTCTCGGGGCCCCAAAACACCGTCATCCGTAGCAATACCATTACCAACAACGGCCAAATCATCGTCGGGAGCTATGCAGGCAGCGGTGTCAGCGTTGAAGGCGACGGGACGGATGGGACCATGATTGGTGGCACTGACGGCGACCAGGGCAATGCTATCTGTTGTAATAACGGTAACGGCATCATCGTTAAGGGCGCAAGTGCTAATGGACCGGCCGATACAAGTATTATCGGCAATGCTATCTACCAGAACGGTCAGGCGAGCACCAATGGCGTAGGCATCCACATCGCCGGCGTGGTGGAGGACGGGGGCGATGCCGATAGCTACACCGTGGTCGTGCAGAGCAATGCAATTTACGCCAATTTCGCCCAAGGTATTCTCATCGAGCACGGCGGGGCCGGTTCGCCGACCAACACGCTCATCGGCGGCACCTATGGCAGCCAGGGCAATCTCGTCTACAAAAACGGGCAAGAAGGGGTGCTCATCCGGGATAATGGCAGTAACGGCCACGTAGTGCGAGGTAACACTATCGGCATCAGCGTGATGGGCGGCAGCTCATCTGCAGCGGCACCCAACAATAACTCGGGCGTGGCCATCACCAACGGCGCGCAGAACAATCTTATCGAAGGCAATGACATCGCCTACAACCGCTACCAAGACTTGCTCCTCTCCGGCAGTGGGACTACCGGCAACGTTGTACAGTATAATTCGATTGACTCTGATAGCAACGAAACGCCGCATAACTATGACAACAGCGGTGTAGTGATCACAGGGGCAGCGTCGAACAACACCATCGGACCCTGCAACAGCATTACCGATCACCGTTTCGATGGTATCCTCATCCTTGGTGATAACGCTGACAACAACATGGTCAAGGACAACAATAGCAACTGCTTCTCCTGGCCTAGTGATACGGCCGGCATCACCGGCAACGGCCGTGGTATCTCGATCGTTAACAATAGCGTCAGCGGCGAGGCTTTCGGTCGTGTCGATCCCGCCCATGGCATCCCCGGCCCCGACAACACGACTGTCCAGAATAACACCATCAGCAGCAACGTTGGCGATGGTGTTTATGTTAAGTTAACCTCTAACACCCTAATCAAGAACAACATCATCAACGGTAATGTGACTCACGGCATTCTGTGGGTAGGTTCCACCGGCGGCAGCATTCAGGGCAATACGATTTCGGGCAATGCGAATCACGGGCTGCGCATCGAGCCCCACTACGGCAGTAGCACGTCGCCCGATACCGCCAGCGATGACCATCTCAACGGCACCTTGCGCATCGGCACCGATTCGCCCAATACCTTTGCCCACAACGGCGGCAGCGGGGTTTATATCATTGACGACGACATCGGTTACACCGTGAGCCAGATCGCCAGCAATAACAGCTTCAGCGGCAACCAGAACCAGGTGCAACAGGACTGGCTGGGTGTGGTTGAGCTGTTGGTTTGTAGCGGTGGCTCGTGTATCCCTATCACGAGTGGCCAGACGGTCACCATCATCGCCAACGGCGGTTCGCCGATTTGGAGCGGCAGCACCTATGATGCTACCGGTTCGAATCCTGCTCTGGGTGTGTGGGGACCAAGTGGTCTCGACTACGACGACGTGGACACCTGGTTCACTATCACCGAGGCGCTAGTCGGCAACAACGGCGCTCTGGTAAGCTATACACCTCACACCGTCACGACGACGGGAACCTACAATCACAGCGGCACCTTTAGCTACGACGGCGACAGCACCACCCATTCGGTCAGCCCCGATTACGGGTTACCCTTCAGCAACGACACTGCTTCGAGCTACACCGGCCGCTATCAGATCGCCCAATTAAGGTTTGCACCCACCGCCATAGAGTTGACGACGCTGACCGCCACTGTGCCGCAACCGTTGACTTGGCGGCGACTAGTAGTGGTGGCGATCCTGAGCGGTCTTGGCTTCCTTTTAGGGTATCTGAAACGGAGATAGGGCTGGGGAGAGGAAGTCATTAAGAATTCCTCTCCTTTCTTTGCGAATTAATGCTTTTCATCCTAGACCCGCTGAGCTCGCCACTGTAGCCTTCGCGCTGTGTAGACAGCGAGCCGACGACCTGCTGTCCATTCCTTCGTCTAACGCAACCCAGTCGCAATAAGGGAAGAGTCGGCCAGCTGCAATCGTATACTCAGCTTTCTGTAAAGTTGCTATCAGGAGAGCTTATCATGACAGAGTTGCTTGCTGGCTTTGGCCGGGCTGACATCACTCCTAAGATCGGTTGCCAGCTCGTGGGATATGCCGGACGCTCTAGCGGCGCAACGGGTGTGCATGATCCTTTGTTCTCGCGGGCGCTGGTTCTAGAGAATCCAGATGGACGTTGGGCTCTCATCTCGAATGATCTCTGTTATCTCAACGCGGAGACTATTCGGGAGATTCGCGAAAGCATCTACCGTCGCGTGGGCATCCCGCCGAGCCATACCTTTGTCGCAGCCACGCATACCCACTCAGGCCCCCATGACCGACATGCCCACAATTGGGATCGACCACTGGCTGAGTTAGTAGCTAATGCGGTTGAAACCGCCTGTCAAGCTCTTCAACCTGCTCGAATTGGTAGTGGCTTTGGTTTCCTGTACGGTTACTCTATCAATCGACGATGGTTGGATCGTCCGATAGATCCGGGCATCGCTGTCCTACGGGTAGACGACGCGGCTGGCCGGCCGCTGGGGCTGGTGACGAATTTCGGCTGCCATGCCGTCGTGCTCGGCTATGACAACTACCTGATCAGCGCTGACTGGCCGGGCTACGCCTGCGCGAAGCTAGAACAGGCTCTCGGCACAGGGGCGATTTGCCTTTTCTTTCAGGGAGGAGCTGGCGACGTTAACCCCCTGGTGGAAGGTGTGCGCAAGCATTTGCGTAGCGGCCACACTGTCATTGCTGGAGATCTAAGCGCTTACTACGGCTCATTGGATGATCCCCAACGCTGGAACATTTATGACCGCGGGGGCGGCACCTTTGAGGAAGCAGCCGAGTTAGGAGAGGCCTTTGCTGACGAAGTGCTGCGGGTCGCCACTCGCATTTCGACTATGACCCTAGCGGATTCGATCTGGTCAGAACAAGTGACCATCAACGCTGCCGCTGACCCTGATGAGCCACGTCCAGAACCGCCGGCTTGGTCACGCGCGCTCATCACAGAAGCGCCAACTATAGCTAACCCGTCAGATATCCCGGCCGAGGTCATGGTATTTAGCTTGGATGGCATGGTGTTGATCGGAGAGCCCGGCGAGCCGTTTAGCCAAACGGCGGTGAACTTTAAAGTCCGATCGCGCGCTCTAGGGTATACCACCCCTGTGCTGGCGGGATACGCTAACGGATGGCTGGTCTATTTGCCGGAGCCAGAGGCCTTTGACGAGGGAGGATATGAGCCAGGCTGGGCTGTACGCCTGGGCATTAGCCGCCACTTCCAAATGCGCGTGTGGGAGGCCATCGAGCCCATCCTACGACAACGAGCTATGAGAAAAGGGTAAGCTATGAGCCAATTGGCGATTCATGGAGGTCCGCAGGCAGCCGGCGCATTCAAGATGCCCGAATGGCCCATCCTCACCGATGAAGACCGCCATACGGTTATGGACGCTCTGGAATCGAAAGAAAATGGTGCCGGTCAGCAGTCAAAGGCGTTAACCGCTTATGACCAAGACCCTTCAGGCTGGAGCGGCTAAGGTAAATATCACGCCGCCGCTAACGATCCCGTATCTAGGCTATGAGCCACGTCACGCCTTCTTCGAGGGTATACACGATCCCCTCTATGTCCGCGCTCTGGCCATAGACGACGGGTTGACACAGGCGATCATCCTTGCGGCCGATGCTATCGGCTTTAGTAACGAGATCCTTGGCTCAGAACGTAACTTCACAGCAGAGGTGCGGGCGCGTATTGAGCGGAGGACCGGCGTACCCGCCACTCATATTATGCTGACCTGCAGCCACGCCCATTCCACTCCAGAGACGATCCATCTGCGCCGTCTACTTGATACACCAGCTGCCGCACCGTGGCTAGAAACACTCATAGACCAGTTGACCTCGGCAGCGGTAATGGCGATAAGCCGACGCAGAGCCCACATCCTCAAGATCGGCATAGGCGAGGTGCGTGGGCTGGCACGCAATAGACGTGTCCTGGGTAAACATGGAGGCGTTTATCCGATTGAAGAACGCCCGTCAAAGGACCAGATCGCTGATTGGGGCATCGTTGATCCGCAAGTTGGTGTGCTCCTGCTGGAAGACGAACGCGGTGATTCGTGCATCGTGCTAGCCAACTTTGCCTGTCATCCGGTCACCGTGCAAGTACAACCGTTGATCTCGGCGGACTTCCCAGGCGCGGCGATGGCACTTGTGGAGCGTAATGTACCTGGATGTACGGTAAGCCTATTCTTGCAAGGCGCCTGCGGCGATCTAAATCCCGCACGAGACGATAGCCGTGATTTCAAAGACGTAGACCGATATGGCCTGATGTTAGGGGGAGAAGTACTCAAACTAGTAGGCCTCCTGAGCTCACCAGATTACCCGATAAGCCATCCGATTGTTGCTGTAAATTCTGTAGTCATCTCGCTTCCTACACGAGATGTACCAGCACGCGACTCGGTGTTGAAGACCTTCGAAGAAGCAGATCGAAAACTAGCGATGGCAACAACAGAAGAGGAACGGAAACATTTTGCGAAGGAACGGCGTCAAGCCGAGGAAGCTTTAATCCTTATCGCCCGTAGCGCAGAGCCAATTGAAGCGGAAATCCAGGTTATGCGGTTGGGTGATGCTGCACTTGTTGCAATCCCAGGGGAGCTATTTGCCGAGCTTGGCTTGGAGATCAAGCGAAGAAGCATCGCTCCATATACCTTCATCGTCTGTTATGCCAACGGCTGGATCGGCTATATCCCCACAGAAAAAGCCTGGGGCCAAGGAGGCTACGAGGTAGAGCTCGGCCCTTGGACACGCGTCGGCCCTATGGCCGGAGTCCTCGTCGTTGAAAAGGCGATTGAGTTGATCCGTGAAGCGATGAAGTAAAGGGCTTAAACCTGCCGGCGTGGCCGATACTGGATAGCCTCAGCGATGTGAGTCACCTCGATCCGCTCGCTCCCCGCCAGGTCCGCAATCGTCCTCGCCAGCTTGAGGATACGATGATAGGCTCGCGCGCTCATCTGCATCTGGCGCATGGCAGCACCCAGCAAACTGCGGCCCGCCTCATCTATCGGACAAAACTCTCGGATCTCGGCCGGCCGCATGTCGGCGTTGCACTGAAGTTGGGTGCCCGCAAATCGCCTCCGTTGCCGCTCTCGAGCCGCCTCCACCCGGGCCCGAACCACCGCCGAAGGCTCCCCCCGCCGAGTGTCAGCCAACTTCTCGAAATCCACCCGCGGCACCTCGACGTGGATGTCAATGCGGTCCAACAGCGGCCCAGAGATACGCTTCTGGTATCGGCTCACCATGGTAGGTGAGCAGGTGCACTCCTTTACCGGGTCGCCGTAATAGCCACAAGGACAGGGATTCAGCGCGGCAATCAGGATGAAGTTGGCCGGAAAGCTGAGGGTGCCCGTGGAACGGGCAATGGT
Above is a window of Anaerolineae bacterium DNA encoding:
- a CDS encoding neutral/alkaline non-lysosomal ceramidase N-terminal domain-containing protein, whose amino-acid sequence is MTELLAGFGRADITPKIGCQLVGYAGRSSGATGVHDPLFSRALVLENPDGRWALISNDLCYLNAETIREIRESIYRRVGIPPSHTFVAATHTHSGPHDRHAHNWDRPLAELVANAVETACQALQPARIGSGFGFLYGYSINRRWLDRPIDPGIAVLRVDDAAGRPLGLVTNFGCHAVVLGYDNYLISADWPGYACAKLEQALGTGAICLFFQGGAGDVNPLVEGVRKHLRSGHTVIAGDLSAYYGSLDDPQRWNIYDRGGGTFEEAAELGEAFADEVLRVATRISTMTLADSIWSEQVTINAAADPDEPRPEPPAWSRALITEAPTIANPSDIPAEVMVFSLDGMVLIGEPGEPFSQTAVNFKVRSRALGYTTPVLAGYANGWLVYLPEPEAFDEGGYEPGWAVRLGISRHFQMRVWEAIEPILRQRAMRKG
- a CDS encoding neutral/alkaline non-lysosomal ceramidase N-terminal domain-containing protein, coding for MTKTLQAGAAKVNITPPLTIPYLGYEPRHAFFEGIHDPLYVRALAIDDGLTQAIILAADAIGFSNEILGSERNFTAEVRARIERRTGVPATHIMLTCSHAHSTPETIHLRRLLDTPAAAPWLETLIDQLTSAAVMAISRRRAHILKIGIGEVRGLARNRRVLGKHGGVYPIEERPSKDQIADWGIVDPQVGVLLLEDERGDSCIVLANFACHPVTVQVQPLISADFPGAAMALVERNVPGCTVSLFLQGACGDLNPARDDSRDFKDVDRYGLMLGGEVLKLVGLLSSPDYPISHPIVAVNSVVISLPTRDVPARDSVLKTFEEADRKLAMATTEEERKHFAKERRQAEEALILIARSAEPIEAEIQVMRLGDAALVAIPGELFAELGLEIKRRSIAPYTFIVCYANGWIGYIPTEKAWGQGGYEVELGPWTRVGPMAGVLVVEKAIELIREAMK
- a CDS encoding right-handed parallel beta-helix repeat-containing protein, with protein sequence MITANPYWLFRLATILLLALALFVLGPTTVVRGATYTVNSLADPGDGTCDTNECTLREAITAANANSGSADTINFSVTGTINLSSQLPDLTDTAGVTISGTGITLDGGNSIAYGLRSVSTQNNTISGLTLQNFTTVGIEFVTYTSGTDGGHNLQDVTVTNSNIGVRIYNGTGVSISDCTLTDNNTAGIVIEWYSGIPNIDIDGCTIGGNSGDGNGIGIDIANEGADGITIQDNTISYNTTHGIRIFGGADNTTIEGNTITNNGSNQNHYGIFITGAGTNGTQIVNNNTITYNQGHGIALVSGPQNTVIRSNTITNNGQIIVGSYAGSGVSVEGDGTDGTMIGGTDGDQGNAICCNNGNGIIVKGASANGPADTSIIGNAIYQNGQASTNGVGIHIAGVVEDGGDADSYTVVVQSNAIYANFAQGILIEHGGAGSPTNTLIGGTYGSQGNLVYKNGQEGVLIRDNGSNGHVVRGNTIGISVMGGSSSAAAPNNNSGVAITNGAQNNLIEGNDIAYNRYQDLLLSGSGTTGNVVQYNSIDSDSNETPHNYDNSGVVITGAASNNTIGPCNSITDHRFDGILILGDNADNNMVKDNNSNCFSWPSDTAGITGNGRGISIVNNSVSGEAFGRVDPAHGIPGPDNTTVQNNTISSNVGDGVYVKLTSNTLIKNNIINGNVTHGILWVGSTGGSIQGNTISGNANHGLRIEPHYGSSTSPDTASDDHLNGTLRIGTDSPNTFAHNGGSGVYIIDDDIGYTVSQIASNNSFSGNQNQVQQDWLGVVELLVCSGGSCIPITSGQTVTIIANGGSPIWSGSTYDATGSNPALGVWGPSGLDYDDVDTWFTITEALVGNNGALVSYTPHTVTTTGTYNHSGTFSYDGDSTTHSVSPDYGLPFSNDTASSYTGRYQIAQLRFAPTAIELTTLTATVPQPLTWRRLVVVAILSGLGFLLGYLKRR